In the genome of Montipora foliosa isolate CH-2021 unplaced genomic scaffold, ASM3666993v2 scaffold_436, whole genome shotgun sequence, the window GATCTTTAAGCGTGGTGGCATTTTCCTTACTATAAAACTCCTTCCATGTTCGGCTTCCTTGTCCTTCAGTCTCGTTCTCACTTGTGTTGTgatcctcctcctcctcctccatgTACTCTCCTCCTCCTTCATCACTGCTTTCCTCGTCAGAACCCTCATCCTCTTCACCATCATTATCAACATCTTCCTCATAACCGCCCCAACACTTTTCCTGAACTGCCACTCCCCCATTACCATCAGCTTCCTCATCCTCGTAACCACCCTCATCCTGGCCCTGACCTTCCACGTCACCGGCCTCTTCACCAGTAGCATTTTCTTGGACTTCTCCTTCAACAGACTCTTCTTCTGGTCCATCTTCTCTATCATCCAGGAAAATGGTCATAAAGGAGCGTTTCCCACTCTGGGGACTACCTGGCACCACTCAAACAACAGGTTCCGGCTCAAAATCCTCAGGAGGACAACGAAGCTACTTGCCCCACGAGGCCTTTGAACAAAGCTAACTAACTATATGCGTCAACAAACGTAGTCATGTACTGTCATGTAGATCTCCTTGAAGTGACCCTTGAAGACTGCAATTTGTGTCTCGTGTATCTTGCACAATATTTAACCAATAAACTTGTAATGTTAGTATGACGTGTGTCTATCTATGCTTAACATTATATCAGAATTTCAACGTTTTACCTTTAATTTTCAGGCAATGGCAACGTTCCTAAGATCGCTACCCATTTTTCGGTGATTTCCCTACCTTTTTGACAATCAAAGGGGAATAAATCAGAAACAATGCAAGGGCAAGAATTCATTCTTGATATTTCACAAATTAGCAACGTCCGGTATCCTACGTTTGTCTCTTTAGCCCCTAAATGTATGttaaaactgaaaattttaaaattgaaaatcttCGTGATTCTCCTACCTTGGCTTCCTACCAAACCTTCCTTGGAAATTTACGGCATGTAAGATGTTGTTTAAAATGCCATATCTGTAACAAAAGACAAGCTAAAAGCCTCAAATTTGAGATTTCTTTAGTGTAGTAAATGATAAATAACATATCCAACGCTCATTAAACCATAAGGCCTTGTTGAGTATGTATAAATACCTAAAGATCAAGGTTCACCAATTTTGATGACGGTATGCATAGATCATAAGTCGAAACTTTTAGCAGCAATATCTCAAAAACCAATTGAGCAGCCACTTTGCCGTTTGAACAAAATGTGTGGACATGTTTAAGCAATCTTTTGTGCAGTTATcagaaaactgaaaaaatggCCAGGTTTCAAGTATTTGGCCAGGGTATCAGTGATTTCCCTACATTTTGGTTACTTAAGACCAATTAATTCAAAAACAATGCATGGGTAGGATATGAAACATGAAATTTAAGTTATCTGGGATGCATGACATGTTATGTCAAAATCCCAGCTCAAGCACACTGCAAAAAAAGTCGGAAAATTGTGTGTGCTTGTGGCGGTGATTTCCCCACGCAGCTGAGCAAAgtcacttttaaactttttcgAGTATAAAACCTCACAGCCTTCACCAAAATTAGAAAAACTTGGCTGAGACGTGGCCCAACTATCAAGTggtttttcagaattttttcaGCTTGCACACTTTGAAATTAGAATTTCTACGAATTTTTAAAGTTGTTAGGTCACTAATCCTGTACTCGACATGCCTTCATGTACTCGACATGTACTCGACATGCACTTCCActagaaaaatttgaaaactcaAAAATCTGTGGGTTTTTTTTGCAAGGTTGAGCCAAGGGCTTGAGAACAATGAGAGGGTACGATATCCAATTGCTGAATCcagaaagaaatccaaaaaagccctttttttcgccgATTAGAATATTTTCGGTGATTcccctactttttttttttagacgcaaaaaaaatcaatattttgCAGAAAACTTAGCTAAACCACACACACAGCATGAAAATACATCCAATAATCTAGCAGTCTGCGAAGTTCCAAgtcagtaaaataataaaaaatatttttctcacaAAGTCAAAATTCTGAGGGTACCAGGTAGGGAAATCATTACCGGGGAACctcaagagagagagagagagttccTCGCAATAATCTGGACATTTCCAGCACTTGTCTcctatagacacctgaaaaattcaggtggaatCCATGACCCCTGCGATGTGAGGACGGCTGGGCgcacaggtcaatttgttgggctcgttAGTTtcggtgaaggactcgatgaattaaatgtttgtatatttgaagtgcgggttaaaaGAATCCCTTTAGAGCCACCAATTTAAAACGGATGGTATATAGGTGTCTATAagcgacaattgcttaaatcagtagctGATAACTATAAGCGAACAACATCCCCATATTCCTGTTAAGAATGAGAGCAGCAAATTGATGTCATAACCGGatgtttttgtttgtgtttttgcggaaaaggtagtctgtaTGGGTCGTAGTCTATGCAGAATTCAAGCTGTAGAGGACTATGTAGGAGTATGTAAATTATGGGATTACCAACAATTTATCCACAGTCAAAATATAGTTCAGAAAGAGCACACAGTTTGGCGTTAATCGGGCTAATTTTGATT includes:
- the LOC137988947 gene encoding sodium/potassium/calcium exchanger 1-like; this encodes MTIFLDDREDGPEEESVEGEVQENATGEEAGDVEGQGQDEGGYEDEEADGNGGVAVQEKCWGGYEEDVDNDGEEDEGSDEESSDEGGGEYMEEEEEDHNTSENETEGQGSRTWKEFYSKENATTLKDQLLLKFCKPLRDILGGCKSERHAIDYAQDVRRIWDTLNTKDDSLGSLLADAGCKSGASGLSHY